In one window of Brassica rapa cultivar Chiifu-401-42 chromosome A07, CAAS_Brap_v3.01, whole genome shotgun sequence DNA:
- the LOC103830053 gene encoding uncharacterized protein LOC103830053 isoform X3, translating into MMKKKKHSRSQSSSKKTIEPSPDSSPSPSPRLLSIFRSKLVSGKDLKHMFRGMKTKTAPGLSSQSRIVRCPKCHKLLQEPIDATIYKCSGCNSILQAKRWDLESNGDSIPEALLYSQNRSLSTQLESAEAGSKTPIRSTHREYNSRASPSVERGYDSETVYKHETSDVHREWMRRADEFSVTGDSDAYASARSSPYNSRSNASEWTQHERRYHVPFYPASPSPSSAYEYGYNSPFHGSQASASEKSYYHHHQQNQFKQKEREGWFQESSASASPIRFPGETSNKNYYPSSSQYHNLYEPRSSVYSERSYQAPLRSTYSEHSKSGTSREKRSQRDKKKDVRKKKPVVKRYVLPSAGGAPFATCSYCLELLQLPQVSLHGKHKGYQVRCGSCSGVLNFFVREKADTGFAEETVSNHQDSASEGHDESHMSCSDNDDVILRRNVESFEDNESKEDTRSMSSTLLDSKLEALQPSLNQKLREQQSASSESIGDTSRKHLEKSEEACSEKSTEMDNNISERVSCDLEEVGLYEKNETLKVMFGDGSGESLEVPVYKKERMSDSSIEAERVADKPVSHSAETRVLSENTGDNQEFGWEETQEKEEYGGEGKWEDSMGDKSRYTGDSICDNSSSNGEAYEDTKIISAAPQNENQRFIGQSGEDTVTTSRTHEEQSKYENSSERQELDTTIGDSVRYIVSEESIYDTGKVSEDGSAVSLTKASETFSTSIEGERVEDSYERLEYAGERTWEEETMEDRAGLHLEEYENYSKPFEWTSEVAPTFHNHMHESKVGTINEPDEEADGRLESSSRGSFSDHESSEESAVFQESQDAKSDQSKYVYELPSEKQELSNDTERHEIHEEDRYETNETFEPAKMVEDGSVVSLEKTGETNIGERGEERSVSHHQMDTENEDLEAMQDGAEFHLEDYHNNPHEWTSERAPTFRLDEYELGTMSASEEDANGRSSSSTDSTSDHESSNEKAVAHEKPSLMDENKFEELKVSLMVGDGPSLHLDKYGNDSTKLEDTFEWTERAPTFRLHDSELGTMLEPEEHADGGSESSSTGSFNNHVSSKLRADFHEEEEEEELQLHEETEDRVALDLKKGENGSIKLEETFEWTSERAPTFRLHDSELVTRLEPDEDADGRSESSSKEIDIYHEEEPRLVIDSRTKAQQEGEVAKDMASLHLECENEPMKLNETFEWTSERALTFRHRQYELGTTLEPDEDASESSLRGSFNDHGVSKEGAEIQEDEPWLVDDYEAKALKASVRADDGPSLHLEKCENEKVVLNQTLEPRDDLFKLSHDDTLEQERITFHLEKSQEKQVNLRQTFKQQGDTEHNIPASEGHESPCKMAEVDSEAEEDMLGNHLEPLQIENERSGLTSEPYSHFCNTTDPSEIVGLRLALYETQTSPLSSPMHTPTGSPLHILMRSPIASPMRTHIVSPMRSPINSSGSLSDVLFFGKKA; encoded by the exons ATgatgaagaaaaagaaacacaGCAGATCCCAATCTTCTTCCAAGAAAACTATTGAACCATCCCCAGATTCTTCACCTTCACCTTCACCTAGGCTCCTCTCCATTTTTCGTTCTAAG TTGGTAAGTGGTAAAGACTTGAAGCATATGTTCAGAGGCATGAAGACCAAAACTGCACCTGGACTGTCTTCTCAGTCTAGAATCGTGAGATGTCCCAAGTGCCACAAGCTTCTCCAAGAACCTATAGATGCCACTATTTACAAATGCAGTGGATGCAACTCCATTCTCCAAG CAAAACGTTGGGACCTGGAAAGCAATGGCGACTCTATTCCAGAGGCCCTCCTTTATTCTCAAAACCGTAGTTTAAGTACACAGTTAGAATCTGCAGAAGCGGGTAGTAAAACTCCAATTAGAAGCACTCACCGGGAGTACAACTCGAGGGCATCCCCTTCTGTTGAAAGGGGTTATGATTCGGAAACTGTTTACAAGCATGAGACATCTGATGTCCACAGAGAATGGATGAGAAGGGCTGATGAGTTCAGCGTGACCGGTGACTCTGATGCTTATGCTTCAGCAAGAAGCTCTCCTTATAACTCACGCAGCAATGCCTCGGAGTGGACACAGCATGAGAGGAGATATCATGTTCCTTTCTATCCAGCTAGTCCTTCCCCTTCTTCTGCGTATGAGTATGGCTACAATAGTCCCTTTCACGGGTCTCAAGCTTCTGCATCCGAGAAGTCTTATTATCATCATCACCAACAAAACCAATTCAAGCAAAAGGAGAGAGAAGGCTGGTTTCAAGAATCTTCTGCTAGTGCTTCACCAATTCGTTTCCCTGGTGAGACATCTAATAAAAACTACTATCCCTCGTCTTCTCAGTATCATAATCTCTACGAACCCAGGAGCTCTGTGTACTCTGAGCGTAGTTATCAAGCGCCACTTCGTTCCACATACTCTGAGCATTCCAAGAGTGGGACAAGTCGTGAGAAGAGATCTCAAAGGGACAAAAAGAAGGATGTCAGAAAGAAGAAGCCGGTGGTGAAACGCTATGTGCTTCCTTCAGCGGGTGGAGCGCCTTTTGCAACTTGTTCCTACTGCTTAGAACTTCTACAGCTTCCTCAGGTGTCTCTCCATGGGAAACATAAGGGATATCAAGTGAGATGTGGCAGTTGTTCCGGTGTACTTAACTTCTTTGTTCGAGAGAAAGCAGATACTGGTTTTGCTGAGGAGACTGTTAGTAATCATCAGGATTCAGCTTCAGAAGGTCATGATGAAAGTCATATGTCCTGCTCAGACAATGATGATGTGATCTTGAGACGGAATGTGGAAAGTTTTGAGGATAATGAGAGTAAAGAAGACACAAGGAGCATGTCAAGCACGTTATTAGATTCGAAACTTGAGGCGTTGCAGCCTTCACTGAACCAGAAGTTGAGGGAACAACAATCTGCATCAAGTGAGAGTATCGGAGACACTTCAAGAAAGCATCTAGAGAAATCTGAGGAAGCTTGTTCAGAGAAGTCAACCGAGATGGATAACAACATTTCTGAGAGAGTCAGTTGTGATCTAGAGGAGGTTGGATTATATGAGAAGAATGAAACTCTTAAAGTGATGTTTGGAGATGGATCAGGTGAGTCCTTAGAGGTTCCAGTATACAAGAAGGAAAGAATGAGTGATTCAAGTATAGAAGCTGAGAGAGTTGCAGATAAACCGGTATCTCATAGTGCGGAAACACGTGTACTGTCTGAGAATACTGGAGACAATCAAGAGTTTGGTTGGGAGGAGactcaagagaaggaagaaTATGGAGGTGAAGGTAAATGGGAGGATAGCATGGGAGACAAATCTCGGTACACTGGAGATTCAATCTGTGACAACAGCTCAAGCAATGGTGAAGCATATGAAGATACAAAGATCATATCAGCTGCACCACAGAACGAGAACCAGAGGTTTATAGGACAATCAGGTGAGGATACAGTAACAACATCCAGGACTCATGAGGAGCAGTCCAAGTATGAGAACTCAAGTGAAAGACAAGAGTTGGATACGACCATTGGTGACAGTGTCAGGTATATTGTGTCAGAGGAATCAATATATGATACTGGCAAAGTGAGCGAAGATGGATCTGCTGTTTCTCTCACGAAGGCGAGTGAGACTTTCAGCACAAGCATAGAAGGCGAGAGAG TAGAAGATTCCTATGAAAGACTCGAGTATGCAGGTGAAAGAACATGGGAAGAAGAGACTATGGAAGATAGAGCTGGTTTGCATTTGGAGGAATATGAGAATTACAGCAAACCATTTGAATGGACTTCAGAAGTAGCTCCAACATTTCATAATCATATGCATGAGTCAAAGGTAGGGACGATAAACGAACCAGATGAGGAGGCTGATGGAAGATTGGAATCCAGTTCAAGGGGTTCCTTCAGTGACCATGAAAGTTCAGAAGAGAGTGCTGTATTTCAGGAATCTCAAGATGCTAAATCAGATCAGTCTAAGTATGTGTATGAGCTACCAAGTGAAAAACAAGAGTTGAGCAATGACACAGAAAGGCATGAGATACATGAGGAGGATAGATATGAGACAAATGAAACGTTTGAGCCAGCCAAGATGGTCGAAGATGGATCTGTTGTTTCTCTTGAGAAGACGGGTGAGACAAACATAGGCGAGAGAGGTGAAGAGAGGTCGGTATCTCATCATCAAATGGATACTGAAAACGAAGATCTAGAGGCAATGCAAGATGGAGCTGAGTTCCATTTGGAGGATTATCATAACAATCCACATGAATGGACTTCAGAAAGAGCTCCAACATTTCGTCTGGATGAGTATGAGCTAGGAACAATGTCTGCATCGGAAGAGGATGCGAATGGAAGATCATCCAGTTCAACAGATTCCACCAGTGACCATGAAAGTTCAAATGAGAAAGCTGTGGCTCATGAGAAGCCTTCTCTGATGGATGAGAACAAATTCGAAGAGCTAAAAGTTTCTCTAATGGTGGGAGATGGGCCATCATTGCACTTGGATAAGTACGGAAATGATTCAACGAAACTGGAAGATACATTTGAATGGACAGAAAGAGCTCCGACATTTCGTCTGCATGACTCTGAGCTAGGGACAATGCTTGAACCAGAAGAGCATGCTGATGGAGGATCGGAATCCAGTTCAACTGGTTCCTTTAATAACCATGTCAGTTCAAAGTTGAGAGCTGACTTccacgaggaggaggaggaggaggagctacAACTACACGAAGAGACAGAAGATAGGGTGGCATTGGACTTGAAGAAGGGTGAAAACGGATCAATAAAATTGGAAGAGACATTTGAATGGACTTCAGAAAGAGCTCCAACGTTTCGTCTGCATGACTCTGAGCTAGTGACAAGGCTTGAACCAGACGAGGATGCTGATGGACGATCAGAATCTAGTTCAAAAGAAATAGATATATATCATGAGGAGGAGCCCAGGCTGGTGATTGACAGCAGAACCAAAGCGCAACAAGAAGGAGAAGTGGCAAAAGATATGGCATCGCTGCACTTGGAGTGTGAAAATGAACCAATGAAACTGAATGAGACATTTGAGTGGACTTCAGAGAGAGCTTTAACGTTTCGTCACCGTCAATATGAGCTAGGGACAACGCTTGAACCGGACGAAGATGCATCAGAATCTAGCTTAAGGGGATCTTTTAAtgaccatggagtttcaaaaGAAGGAGCTGAGATTCAGGAGGATGAGCCTTGGCTGGTGGATGATTATGAAGCCAAAGCGCTTAAAGCAAGCGTCAGAGCAGACGACGGACCATCGCTGCACTTGGAGAAGTGTGAAAATGAAAAAGTGGTATTGAACCAGACACTTGAACCAAGGGATGATTTATTCAAGCTCAGTCATGATGACACACTTGAGCAAGAGAGGATAACGTTTCATTTGGAGAAGTCTCAAGAAAAGCAAGTGAATCTAAGGCAGACCTTTAAACAACAAGGCGACACTGAACACAACATACCAGCATCTGAAGGCCATGAATCCCCATGCAAAATGGCCGAAGTAGACAGTGAAGCTGAAGAGGATATGTTGGGAAACCATTTAGAGCCATTGCAGA
- the LOC103830053 gene encoding uncharacterized protein LOC103830053 isoform X2 translates to MMKKKKHSRSQSSSKKTIEPSPDSSPSPSPRLLSIFRSKLVSGKDLKHMFRGMKTKTAPGLSSQSRIVRCPKCHKLLQEPIDATIYKCSGCNSILQAKRWDLESNGDSIPEALLYSQNRSLSTQLESAEAGSKTPIRSTHREYNSRASPSVERGYDSETVYKHETSDVHREWMRRADEFSVTGDSDAYASARSSPYNSRSNASEWTQHERRYHVPFYPASPSPSSAYEYGYNSPFHGSQASASEKSYYHHHQQNQFKQKEREGWFQESSASASPIRFPGETSNKNYYPSSSQYHNLYEPRSSVYSERSYQAPLRSTYSEHSKSGTSREKRSQRDKKKDVRKKKPVVKRYVLPSAGGAPFATCSYCLELLQLPQVSLHGKHKGYQVRCGSCSGVLNFFVREKADTGFAEETVSNHQDSASEGHDESHMSCSDNDDVILRRNVESFEDNESKEDTRSMSSTLLDSKLEALQPSLNQKLREQQSASSESIGDTSRKHLEKSEEACSEKSTEMDNNISERVSCDLEEVGLYEKNETLKVMFGDGSGESLEVPVYKKERMSDSSIEAERVADKPVSHSAETRVLSENTGDNQEFGWEETQEKEEYGGEGKWEDSMGDKSRYTGDSICDNSSSNGEAYEDTKIISAAPQNENQRFIGQSGEDTVTTSRTHEEQSKYENSSERQELDTTIGDSVRYIVSEESIYDTGKVSEDGSAVSLTKASETFSTSIEGERGEERSVSHQMDLLPNENVEDSYERLEYAGERTWEEETMEDRAGLHLEEYENYSKPFEWTSEVAPTFHNHMHESKVGTINEPDEEADGRLESSSRGSFSDHESSEESAVFQESQDAKSDQSKYVYELPSEKQELSNDTERHEIHEEDRYETNETFEPAKMVEDGSVVSLEKTGETNIGERGEERSVSHHQMDTENEDLEAMQDGAEFHLEDYHNNPHEWTSERAPTFRLDEYELGTMSASEEDANGRSSSSTDSTSDHESSNEKAVAHEKPSLMDENKFEELKVSLMVGDGPSLHLDKYGNDSTKLEDTFEWTERAPTFRLHDSELGTMLEPEEHADGGSESSSTGSFNNHVSSKLRADFHEEEEEEELQLHEETEDRVALDLKKGENGSIKLEETFEWTSERAPTFRLHDSELVTRLEPDEDADGRSESSSKEIDIYHEEEPRLVIDSRTKAQQEGEVAKDTMKLNETFEWTSERALTFRHRQYELGTTLEPDEDASESSLRGSFNDHGVSKEGAEIQEDEPWLVDDYEAKALKASVRADDGPSLHLEKCENEKVVLNQTLEPRDDLFKLSHDDTLEQERITFHLEKSQEKQVNLRQTFKQQGDTEHNIPASEGHESPCKMAEVDSEAEEDMLGNHLEPLQIENERSGLTSEPYSHFCNTTDPSEIVGLRLALYETQTSPLSSPMHTPTGSPLHILMRSPIASPMRTHIVSPMRSPINSSGSLSDVLFFGKKA, encoded by the exons ATgatgaagaaaaagaaacacaGCAGATCCCAATCTTCTTCCAAGAAAACTATTGAACCATCCCCAGATTCTTCACCTTCACCTTCACCTAGGCTCCTCTCCATTTTTCGTTCTAAG TTGGTAAGTGGTAAAGACTTGAAGCATATGTTCAGAGGCATGAAGACCAAAACTGCACCTGGACTGTCTTCTCAGTCTAGAATCGTGAGATGTCCCAAGTGCCACAAGCTTCTCCAAGAACCTATAGATGCCACTATTTACAAATGCAGTGGATGCAACTCCATTCTCCAAG CAAAACGTTGGGACCTGGAAAGCAATGGCGACTCTATTCCAGAGGCCCTCCTTTATTCTCAAAACCGTAGTTTAAGTACACAGTTAGAATCTGCAGAAGCGGGTAGTAAAACTCCAATTAGAAGCACTCACCGGGAGTACAACTCGAGGGCATCCCCTTCTGTTGAAAGGGGTTATGATTCGGAAACTGTTTACAAGCATGAGACATCTGATGTCCACAGAGAATGGATGAGAAGGGCTGATGAGTTCAGCGTGACCGGTGACTCTGATGCTTATGCTTCAGCAAGAAGCTCTCCTTATAACTCACGCAGCAATGCCTCGGAGTGGACACAGCATGAGAGGAGATATCATGTTCCTTTCTATCCAGCTAGTCCTTCCCCTTCTTCTGCGTATGAGTATGGCTACAATAGTCCCTTTCACGGGTCTCAAGCTTCTGCATCCGAGAAGTCTTATTATCATCATCACCAACAAAACCAATTCAAGCAAAAGGAGAGAGAAGGCTGGTTTCAAGAATCTTCTGCTAGTGCTTCACCAATTCGTTTCCCTGGTGAGACATCTAATAAAAACTACTATCCCTCGTCTTCTCAGTATCATAATCTCTACGAACCCAGGAGCTCTGTGTACTCTGAGCGTAGTTATCAAGCGCCACTTCGTTCCACATACTCTGAGCATTCCAAGAGTGGGACAAGTCGTGAGAAGAGATCTCAAAGGGACAAAAAGAAGGATGTCAGAAAGAAGAAGCCGGTGGTGAAACGCTATGTGCTTCCTTCAGCGGGTGGAGCGCCTTTTGCAACTTGTTCCTACTGCTTAGAACTTCTACAGCTTCCTCAGGTGTCTCTCCATGGGAAACATAAGGGATATCAAGTGAGATGTGGCAGTTGTTCCGGTGTACTTAACTTCTTTGTTCGAGAGAAAGCAGATACTGGTTTTGCTGAGGAGACTGTTAGTAATCATCAGGATTCAGCTTCAGAAGGTCATGATGAAAGTCATATGTCCTGCTCAGACAATGATGATGTGATCTTGAGACGGAATGTGGAAAGTTTTGAGGATAATGAGAGTAAAGAAGACACAAGGAGCATGTCAAGCACGTTATTAGATTCGAAACTTGAGGCGTTGCAGCCTTCACTGAACCAGAAGTTGAGGGAACAACAATCTGCATCAAGTGAGAGTATCGGAGACACTTCAAGAAAGCATCTAGAGAAATCTGAGGAAGCTTGTTCAGAGAAGTCAACCGAGATGGATAACAACATTTCTGAGAGAGTCAGTTGTGATCTAGAGGAGGTTGGATTATATGAGAAGAATGAAACTCTTAAAGTGATGTTTGGAGATGGATCAGGTGAGTCCTTAGAGGTTCCAGTATACAAGAAGGAAAGAATGAGTGATTCAAGTATAGAAGCTGAGAGAGTTGCAGATAAACCGGTATCTCATAGTGCGGAAACACGTGTACTGTCTGAGAATACTGGAGACAATCAAGAGTTTGGTTGGGAGGAGactcaagagaaggaagaaTATGGAGGTGAAGGTAAATGGGAGGATAGCATGGGAGACAAATCTCGGTACACTGGAGATTCAATCTGTGACAACAGCTCAAGCAATGGTGAAGCATATGAAGATACAAAGATCATATCAGCTGCACCACAGAACGAGAACCAGAGGTTTATAGGACAATCAGGTGAGGATACAGTAACAACATCCAGGACTCATGAGGAGCAGTCCAAGTATGAGAACTCAAGTGAAAGACAAGAGTTGGATACGACCATTGGTGACAGTGTCAGGTATATTGTGTCAGAGGAATCAATATATGATACTGGCAAAGTGAGCGAAGATGGATCTGCTGTTTCTCTCACGAAGGCGAGTGAGACTTTCAGCACAAGCATAGAAGGCGAGAGAGGTGAAGAGAGATCGGTATCTCATCAAATGGATCTTCTTCCAAACGAGAATGTAGAAGATTCCTATGAAAGACTCGAGTATGCAGGTGAAAGAACATGGGAAGAAGAGACTATGGAAGATAGAGCTGGTTTGCATTTGGAGGAATATGAGAATTACAGCAAACCATTTGAATGGACTTCAGAAGTAGCTCCAACATTTCATAATCATATGCATGAGTCAAAGGTAGGGACGATAAACGAACCAGATGAGGAGGCTGATGGAAGATTGGAATCCAGTTCAAGGGGTTCCTTCAGTGACCATGAAAGTTCAGAAGAGAGTGCTGTATTTCAGGAATCTCAAGATGCTAAATCAGATCAGTCTAAGTATGTGTATGAGCTACCAAGTGAAAAACAAGAGTTGAGCAATGACACAGAAAGGCATGAGATACATGAGGAGGATAGATATGAGACAAATGAAACGTTTGAGCCAGCCAAGATGGTCGAAGATGGATCTGTTGTTTCTCTTGAGAAGACGGGTGAGACAAACATAGGCGAGAGAGGTGAAGAGAGGTCGGTATCTCATCATCAAATGGATACTGAAAACGAAGATCTAGAGGCAATGCAAGATGGAGCTGAGTTCCATTTGGAGGATTATCATAACAATCCACATGAATGGACTTCAGAAAGAGCTCCAACATTTCGTCTGGATGAGTATGAGCTAGGAACAATGTCTGCATCGGAAGAGGATGCGAATGGAAGATCATCCAGTTCAACAGATTCCACCAGTGACCATGAAAGTTCAAATGAGAAAGCTGTGGCTCATGAGAAGCCTTCTCTGATGGATGAGAACAAATTCGAAGAGCTAAAAGTTTCTCTAATGGTGGGAGATGGGCCATCATTGCACTTGGATAAGTACGGAAATGATTCAACGAAACTGGAAGATACATTTGAATGGACAGAAAGAGCTCCGACATTTCGTCTGCATGACTCTGAGCTAGGGACAATGCTTGAACCAGAAGAGCATGCTGATGGAGGATCGGAATCCAGTTCAACTGGTTCCTTTAATAACCATGTCAGTTCAAAGTTGAGAGCTGACTTccacgaggaggaggaggaggaggagctacAACTACACGAAGAGACAGAAGATAGGGTGGCATTGGACTTGAAGAAGGGTGAAAACGGATCAATAAAATTGGAAGAGACATTTGAATGGACTTCAGAAAGAGCTCCAACGTTTCGTCTGCATGACTCTGAGCTAGTGACAAGGCTTGAACCAGACGAGGATGCTGATGGACGATCAGAATCTAGTTCAAAAGAAATAGATATATATCATGAGGAGGAGCCCAGGCTGGTGATTGACAGCAGAACCAAAGCGCAACAAGAAGGAGAAGTGGCAAAAGATA CAATGAAACTGAATGAGACATTTGAGTGGACTTCAGAGAGAGCTTTAACGTTTCGTCACCGTCAATATGAGCTAGGGACAACGCTTGAACCGGACGAAGATGCATCAGAATCTAGCTTAAGGGGATCTTTTAAtgaccatggagtttcaaaaGAAGGAGCTGAGATTCAGGAGGATGAGCCTTGGCTGGTGGATGATTATGAAGCCAAAGCGCTTAAAGCAAGCGTCAGAGCAGACGACGGACCATCGCTGCACTTGGAGAAGTGTGAAAATGAAAAAGTGGTATTGAACCAGACACTTGAACCAAGGGATGATTTATTCAAGCTCAGTCATGATGACACACTTGAGCAAGAGAGGATAACGTTTCATTTGGAGAAGTCTCAAGAAAAGCAAGTGAATCTAAGGCAGACCTTTAAACAACAAGGCGACACTGAACACAACATACCAGCATCTGAAGGCCATGAATCCCCATGCAAAATGGCCGAAGTAGACAGTGAAGCTGAAGAGGATATGTTGGGAAACCATTTAGAGCCATTGCAGA